The proteins below come from a single Streptomyces tubercidicus genomic window:
- a CDS encoding HpcH/HpaI aldolase/citrate lyase family protein, whose amino-acid sequence MSDAILRPRRSVLYMPGANERALEKAKSLPADALILDLEDAVAPDAKADARKRVAAAAASGEYGYREVTIRVNGPGTAWHADDLRAAAEAGPDAVVVPKVDSADTVREVERALEAAGAPDRTAIWAMVETPRAMLDARAVAAASERLTVLVMGTNDLAKELHAEHVPGRAPLLTGLSLALLAARDTGKAILDGVYNDVKNAEGFEAECVQGRQFGFDGKTLIHPSQVEPCNRAFAPSAEQIARAQKIIDAFDEATREGRGVVTVDGRMIENLHVEDARRILALAEAIAGR is encoded by the coding sequence GTGTCCGACGCGATCCTGCGACCGCGCCGCTCCGTGCTCTACATGCCCGGTGCCAATGAACGCGCCCTGGAAAAGGCCAAGTCCCTCCCCGCCGATGCGCTGATCCTCGATCTGGAGGACGCCGTCGCCCCCGACGCGAAGGCCGACGCCCGCAAGCGGGTCGCGGCCGCCGCGGCCTCGGGGGAGTACGGCTACCGGGAGGTGACGATCCGGGTCAACGGGCCGGGCACCGCCTGGCACGCCGATGACCTCCGGGCCGCCGCCGAGGCCGGACCGGACGCGGTGGTGGTGCCCAAGGTGGACTCCGCCGACACCGTGCGGGAGGTCGAGCGCGCGCTGGAAGCCGCCGGCGCTCCGGACCGTACGGCCATCTGGGCCATGGTGGAGACACCGCGCGCGATGCTGGACGCCCGTGCGGTGGCCGCCGCCAGTGAACGCCTCACCGTGCTGGTGATGGGCACCAACGACCTGGCGAAGGAGCTGCACGCCGAGCATGTTCCCGGCCGGGCGCCGCTGCTGACCGGGCTGTCGCTGGCGCTGCTGGCGGCCCGCGACACCGGCAAGGCGATCCTGGACGGCGTCTACAACGACGTGAAGAACGCCGAGGGGTTCGAGGCCGAGTGCGTCCAGGGCCGGCAGTTCGGGTTCGACGGGAAGACGCTCATCCATCCCTCGCAGGTCGAACCGTGCAACCGGGCCTTCGCCCCGTCCGCCGAGCAGATCGCCCGCGCCCAGAAGATCATTGACGCGTTCGACGAGGCGACCCGCGAGGGGCGCGGGGTGGTCACCGTCGACGGCCGGATGATCGAGAACCTGCATGTCGAGGACGCCCGCCGGATCCTCGCCCTCGCCGAGGCGATCGCCGGACGCTAG
- a CDS encoding PAS domain-containing protein, whose protein sequence is MDETSLKSLLEHLPVSWWEADRELRVIDSGGGAFDDTVTAQRFLDTVRKELAGPAEAPEISHWQAQFDGRVFDVNWPLGVPRQGRSRGLAVEVGPRTAGPRRYDAFADLAPAAAFIRDANGRYLWANHAYAHLYGTTPEHIIGKDVTDIDGPADATQVLALDREVLQRGKPVRHTLTYHRFDGTGGQAVGHRFPVQEGSQRCVAGIYIDISDYTRALRQRREAEESLHALRDHSGLPCALISAGGRIQQASAAAAEMLQTRLSDLVGRRAHTVLGPTAELPGLHRSWLDLIARRSRRIQTTVVLVDARGHQRRARLHLTTVGRSADRATSVWAIVTHQGLAHEPHPPLTATQVRILSLLAAGRSNAEIATSLHLSRQTVDYHLSRLRDLLDAPTRPALVARAYVLGILAPQAWPPRSATACHPHSVT, encoded by the coding sequence GTGGACGAGACCAGTCTGAAGTCGCTGCTCGAACACCTCCCGGTGTCCTGGTGGGAGGCCGACCGCGAGCTACGTGTGATCGACAGCGGCGGGGGTGCCTTCGATGACACGGTGACCGCGCAGCGGTTCCTCGACACCGTGCGCAAGGAGCTCGCCGGGCCGGCCGAGGCACCGGAAATCAGCCATTGGCAGGCCCAGTTCGACGGTCGTGTCTTCGATGTGAACTGGCCCCTCGGAGTGCCCCGGCAGGGCCGCTCCCGTGGCCTGGCGGTGGAGGTCGGCCCCCGTACGGCCGGCCCCCGCCGCTATGACGCCTTCGCGGACCTCGCCCCCGCCGCGGCCTTCATCCGGGACGCGAACGGCCGCTACCTCTGGGCGAACCACGCCTATGCCCATCTGTACGGCACCACACCGGAGCACATCATCGGCAAGGACGTCACCGACATCGACGGCCCGGCCGACGCCACACAGGTCCTGGCCCTGGACCGGGAGGTGCTCCAACGCGGCAAACCCGTCCGGCACACCCTCACCTACCACCGCTTCGACGGCACCGGCGGACAGGCGGTCGGCCACCGCTTCCCCGTACAGGAAGGCAGCCAGCGGTGCGTGGCGGGCATCTACATCGACATCAGCGACTACACCCGCGCCCTGCGCCAGCGCCGGGAGGCCGAGGAGAGTCTGCACGCACTGCGCGATCACAGCGGACTGCCGTGCGCCCTGATCTCCGCGGGCGGCCGCATCCAGCAGGCCAGCGCAGCGGCCGCCGAAATGCTGCAGACCCGCCTCTCCGACCTGGTCGGCCGCCGTGCGCACACCGTGCTCGGCCCGACCGCGGAATTACCGGGGCTGCACCGCAGCTGGCTCGATCTGATAGCGCGCCGCAGCCGACGCATCCAGACGACCGTGGTGCTCGTCGACGCCCGCGGTCACCAGCGCCGCGCCCGGCTGCATCTGACGACGGTGGGCCGCAGCGCGGACCGTGCCACCAGCGTCTGGGCCATCGTCACCCACCAGGGGCTGGCCCATGAGCCCCATCCGCCCCTGACGGCAACGCAGGTCCGCATCCTGTCCCTGCTGGCCGCCGGCCGCAGCAACGCCGAGATCGCCACCTCCCTGCACCTCTCCCGGCAGACCGTCGACTACCACCTCAGCCGGCTGCGGGACCTCCTGGACGCCCCGACCCGGCCCGCCCTGGTCGCACGCGCCTATGTGCTGGGCATCCTCGCCCCCCAGGCATGGCCGCCCCGCTCGGCGACGGCCTGCCATCCGCACAGCGTCACCTGA
- a CDS encoding ATP-grasp domain-containing protein yields MSKVLFVYAKGGPPLGYALSRVAARSAVHLLALSALPPTVAASADRLCASVLIPAESERRDLVSLIVSRAQAVGADAVVTFSEYAVVAVAEACEKLGLAGAGDCCALARDKRMMRRTWQERGISQPRFRPVATEQDLHDAAAALRFPLLLKAAWSAGSTAHRILRSPDDVPAAWERAREVMAESAQLGYAELHVADAGADFLVEEIVPGTATGWFDQEGWGDYVSVEGVVVDGDFRPVCLSGRMPTVEPFTERAGITPAALPDDAQRRIVALAREAVDALGLRNCGTHTEIKLGADGQMWVIETAARFGGAMTVPQIEEVFGLDLIGMLTDHLLGRPVSWPAEVRTPQEAHGAAGSLVVLAVDGAGDAWPDQRVWDFPTVRDAVPLSAGSHLSVVAENSLPDGTPVPAYDPAAGANTMAALCLLSATDPETVICDFRTLVDALPGTLPTTGTTEVLA; encoded by the coding sequence GTGAGCAAGGTGCTGTTCGTGTATGCCAAGGGTGGTCCGCCCTTGGGGTACGCCCTGTCACGGGTCGCCGCACGGTCGGCAGTGCACCTGCTGGCGCTCAGCGCGCTCCCTCCCACCGTGGCCGCGTCCGCTGACCGGCTGTGCGCTTCGGTGCTGATCCCCGCCGAGTCCGAACGGCGGGACCTGGTGTCCCTGATCGTCTCCCGGGCCCAGGCGGTCGGCGCGGACGCGGTCGTCACCTTCTCCGAGTACGCGGTCGTCGCGGTCGCGGAGGCCTGCGAGAAGCTGGGCCTGGCCGGGGCGGGCGACTGCTGCGCGCTGGCCCGCGACAAGCGGATGATGCGGCGCACCTGGCAGGAACGGGGCATATCCCAGCCCCGGTTCCGGCCGGTCGCCACGGAACAGGATCTGCACGACGCGGCCGCCGCGCTCCGCTTCCCCCTGCTGCTGAAGGCCGCCTGGAGCGCGGGTTCCACCGCGCACCGGATCCTGCGTTCCCCCGATGACGTCCCGGCTGCCTGGGAACGGGCCCGGGAGGTGATGGCCGAATCCGCGCAGCTGGGGTACGCCGAACTCCATGTGGCCGACGCCGGGGCCGACTTCCTCGTCGAGGAGATCGTGCCGGGTACCGCCACCGGGTGGTTCGACCAGGAGGGCTGGGGCGACTACGTCAGTGTCGAGGGCGTCGTCGTCGACGGTGACTTCCGTCCGGTCTGTCTGAGCGGGCGGATGCCCACGGTGGAGCCGTTCACCGAACGCGCCGGAATCACCCCGGCGGCGCTGCCGGACGACGCCCAGCGGCGGATCGTGGCGCTGGCGCGCGAGGCCGTCGATGCGCTGGGGCTGCGGAACTGCGGTACGCACACCGAGATCAAGCTGGGCGCGGACGGGCAGATGTGGGTGATCGAGACCGCCGCCCGGTTCGGCGGGGCGATGACCGTCCCGCAGATCGAGGAGGTCTTCGGCCTGGATCTGATCGGCATGCTGACCGACCATCTGCTGGGGCGTCCGGTCTCCTGGCCCGCCGAGGTGCGCACCCCTCAGGAGGCGCACGGCGCGGCCGGTTCGCTGGTCGTGCTGGCCGTCGACGGGGCCGGTGACGCCTGGCCGGACCAGCGGGTCTGGGACTTCCCGACGGTGCGGGACGCGGTCCCGCTGAGCGCGGGCAGCCATCTGTCCGTGGTGGCCGAGAACTCGCTGCCGGACGGGACGCCGGTGCCGGCGTACGACCCGGCCGCGGGCGCCAACACCATGGCGGCGCTGTGCCTGCTGTCCGCCACCGACCCGGAGACCGTGATCTGCGACTTCCGGACCCTGGTCGACGCCCTGCCGGGGACCCTCCCCACGACCGGCACCACGGAGGTGCTCGCATGA
- a CDS encoding PEP/pyruvate-binding domain-containing protein, with translation MTTTAVLPSGAPGPVVDRTVIGENLSLPLFRTLSGVLAGHPYLKVVVDRVEDTWHLLDTAVHPFHVNYIATRVLGMELAELDSCLDAFNASVYMDAERRFLLGVLSLHTDEDAEGRERPFLVMETTEADTMHGRLLEEFYTFVRHRVDGRLPLLLKPANHGQEHELAAISDVRVPRILGHQLFGNRTRTPLNPGEAVGRLRYFRTLEEYTAAADGLGWSDIVAMPCLPDDVPRVAGFLNTSPGTPLSHTNVLASGWGIPNAIVRDLDRMVGPDVLEGAWVRYRVEDDEITIVPLASAPTLEAPTWHQQRIRMEPPLLEDVPALWLHRLRRADQDRYGTKAANLGELHHVLDSRTADLTAFYGQPRPPRSDLYGHLAARLGTKDATPAELRSLAADFVAGVIAAPHGIALPFALQHRFLTSSPAVQQGIGKLKMALELDAVEAADAVCLHLQQLIRNTPMPEDVSRQITSALPGGPDTRNRLVVRSSSNAEDLPGFSAAGVYDSVTTVHGADELLDAVRQVWASLLSPRSVRLRHQAGISLDDTYMGVIIQEYVPADLGGVLVTCNPTRREDFRNVYLNCSPGSPETVVDGTTLPLQYLYNTVEGGGRTVALGSSGQDLPVGTRDKLARLALTGRLLQSHFSDTDVDHPLDIEWLMTDQGDFRLVQIRPYAL, from the coding sequence ATGACCACCACCGCCGTTCTGCCCTCCGGCGCGCCGGGCCCCGTCGTCGACCGCACCGTCATCGGGGAGAACCTCTCCCTGCCGCTGTTCCGCACCCTGTCCGGGGTGCTGGCCGGTCACCCGTACCTCAAGGTCGTGGTGGACCGGGTCGAGGACACCTGGCATCTGCTCGACACCGCCGTCCATCCCTTCCATGTCAACTACATCGCCACCCGCGTCCTCGGGATGGAGCTGGCGGAGCTGGACTCCTGTCTGGACGCCTTCAACGCCTCGGTCTACATGGACGCCGAGCGCCGCTTCCTGCTGGGTGTGCTCTCCCTGCACACCGATGAGGACGCCGAGGGCCGGGAGCGGCCCTTCCTCGTCATGGAGACCACCGAGGCCGACACCATGCACGGCCGGCTGCTGGAGGAGTTCTACACCTTCGTCCGGCACCGGGTCGACGGCCGTCTGCCGCTGCTGCTGAAGCCGGCGAACCACGGGCAGGAGCACGAACTCGCCGCGATCAGCGATGTACGGGTGCCGCGGATCCTCGGCCATCAGCTCTTCGGCAACCGCACCCGCACCCCGCTCAACCCGGGGGAGGCGGTGGGCCGGCTCCGCTACTTCCGGACCCTGGAGGAGTACACGGCCGCGGCCGACGGGCTCGGCTGGTCCGACATCGTGGCCATGCCGTGTCTGCCGGACGATGTGCCGCGGGTGGCGGGGTTCCTCAACACCTCACCGGGCACCCCGCTCTCGCACACCAATGTCCTGGCCTCCGGCTGGGGCATCCCCAACGCGATCGTCCGCGACCTGGACCGGATGGTCGGTCCGGACGTCCTGGAGGGCGCCTGGGTCCGCTACCGGGTGGAGGATGACGAGATCACCATCGTCCCGCTGGCCAGTGCCCCCACGCTGGAGGCGCCGACCTGGCACCAGCAGCGGATCCGGATGGAGCCGCCGCTGCTGGAGGACGTTCCGGCGCTGTGGCTGCACCGGCTGCGCCGCGCCGACCAGGATCGTTACGGGACCAAGGCGGCCAACCTCGGCGAGCTGCATCACGTCCTCGACAGCCGCACCGCCGACCTCACCGCCTTCTACGGGCAGCCGCGGCCGCCCCGTTCGGACCTCTACGGCCATCTCGCGGCCCGCCTCGGCACCAAGGACGCGACGCCGGCCGAACTGCGGTCCCTGGCCGCCGACTTCGTGGCCGGGGTCATCGCGGCGCCCCACGGGATCGCTCTCCCCTTCGCCCTGCAGCACCGCTTTCTGACGTCCTCACCGGCCGTCCAACAGGGCATCGGCAAGCTCAAGATGGCGCTCGAACTCGACGCCGTCGAAGCGGCGGACGCGGTCTGTTTGCATTTGCAGCAGCTCATCCGGAACACCCCGATGCCCGAGGACGTCTCCCGCCAGATCACCTCGGCCCTGCCCGGCGGTCCGGACACCCGCAACCGGCTCGTGGTGCGCTCCTCCTCCAACGCCGAGGATCTCCCCGGGTTCTCCGCGGCCGGGGTCTATGACTCGGTCACCACCGTCCACGGTGCGGACGAACTCCTCGACGCGGTACGCCAGGTGTGGGCCTCGCTGCTGTCACCGCGCAGTGTCCGGCTGCGCCACCAGGCGGGCATCTCCCTCGACGACACCTATATGGGCGTGATCATCCAGGAGTATGTGCCCGCTGACCTCGGCGGCGTCCTGGTGACCTGCAATCCGACCCGGCGTGAGGACTTCCGCAACGTCTATCTCAACTGCTCCCCCGGCTCGCCCGAGACGGTGGTCGACGGCACGACGCTGCCGCTTCAGTACCTGTACAACACGGTGGAGGGCGGCGGCCGGACCGTCGCGCTCGGTTCGTCCGGCCAGGACCTGCCGGTCGGTACCCGGGACAAGCTGGCGCGGCTGGCGCTGACCGGGCGGCTGCTGCAGTCCCACTTCAGCGACACCGATGTGGACCATCCGCTGGACATCGAGTGGCTGATGACCGATCAGGGGGACTTCCGCCTGGTCCAGATCCGCCCCTACGCGCTGTGA
- a CDS encoding MFS transporter → MIRRFTGPLRARRPRAAGAPLPPRARRIIRLNNGFQLLFNLLWWMPVFYAYQREAGLSDGQIFGIQSIYYVAFCLFEIPTGMVADRIGARNCLRAGAVVMTAANLAPVFSPSYTGFLVHFLAIAAGRSLTSGAASAYLYDGLEAEGAGEHYLKAEGQARALGLAAKVLCWPLVGPLMAVAHPTPYVLSAASAAGSLVCAVVLPRQAAVRHGGPGRAKGAARGGPPFLRDALTALRWVWATPWLALLMVQGVAVFTLSRICQVNLFQPVLLDHGIPESSHGGVLAAMTVAEAVASARPQWLGSRLSPVAWVSLLSLAMAGTLAGSTLGGPWTVIALLCVFAAVTGFAYPLQRKLVNDAIPAGAPRATLLSVESIVDRGVCALAAVAAGAYLSAGRLDALLWHSALATGVVMVVLQLVLRRVPGRRRKPPAAEPATELVTTAGNP, encoded by the coding sequence GTGATCCGCCGGTTCACCGGCCCGCTGCGCGCCCGCCGCCCCCGGGCCGCGGGCGCGCCGCTGCCCCCGCGGGCCCGCCGGATCATCCGGCTGAACAACGGTTTCCAGCTGCTGTTCAACCTGTTGTGGTGGATGCCGGTCTTCTACGCGTACCAGCGGGAGGCGGGGCTCTCCGACGGGCAGATCTTCGGCATCCAGAGCATCTACTACGTCGCGTTCTGTCTCTTCGAGATACCGACCGGGATGGTGGCCGACCGTATCGGTGCCCGCAACTGTCTGCGGGCCGGTGCGGTGGTGATGACCGCGGCGAACCTGGCGCCGGTCTTCTCGCCCAGCTACACCGGCTTCCTGGTGCACTTCCTGGCCATCGCCGCCGGCCGCTCCCTGACCTCGGGCGCCGCCAGCGCCTATCTCTACGACGGCCTGGAGGCCGAGGGCGCGGGCGAGCACTATCTGAAGGCGGAGGGGCAGGCGCGGGCGCTGGGGCTGGCGGCGAAGGTGCTGTGCTGGCCGCTGGTCGGTCCGCTGATGGCCGTCGCACATCCCACGCCGTATGTGCTGAGCGCGGCGAGCGCGGCGGGTTCCCTCGTCTGTGCCGTGGTGCTGCCGCGGCAGGCCGCGGTCCGGCACGGCGGGCCCGGCCGCGCCAAGGGGGCAGCACGCGGTGGGCCGCCGTTCCTGCGCGATGCCCTCACGGCGCTGCGCTGGGTGTGGGCCACGCCCTGGCTCGCGCTGCTCATGGTGCAGGGCGTCGCGGTCTTCACGCTCTCCCGTATCTGCCAGGTCAACCTCTTCCAGCCGGTGCTGCTGGACCACGGCATCCCCGAGAGTTCACACGGCGGGGTGCTGGCCGCGATGACCGTCGCGGAGGCGGTGGCCTCGGCCCGTCCGCAGTGGCTCGGGTCGCGGCTGTCACCGGTGGCCTGGGTGTCGCTGCTCAGCCTGGCGATGGCGGGGACCCTGGCGGGCAGCACCCTGGGCGGGCCGTGGACCGTGATCGCCCTGCTGTGTGTGTTCGCCGCGGTCACCGGTTTCGCCTATCCGCTCCAGCGCAAGCTGGTGAACGACGCGATCCCGGCGGGGGCGCCACGTGCCACTCTGCTCTCCGTCGAGAGCATCGTGGACCGGGGCGTGTGTGCGCTGGCGGCGGTGGCCGCGGGGGCGTATCTCTCGGCGGGCCGGCTGGACGCGCTGCTGTGGCACAGCGCGCTGGCGACGGGTGTGGTGATGGTGGTGCTCCAGCTGGTCCTGCGACGTGTCCCGGGCCGGCGCCGGAAGCCACCGGCGGCCGAGCCGGCCACGGAGCTGGTCACCACAGCAGGAAACCCCTGA
- a CDS encoding class I SAM-dependent methyltransferase, which translates to MRATEAGRYGEGLFRPDEAGEAGRIDLGALAYDEVSTARLAALGAGPGWSCLDVGAGTGTVARWLLESAGVTAVLAVDRDTRSLDAEPTPGLSTLTADITAPDFDPGRFQLVHARFVLMHLRAWRRMITKLASLVAPGGVLVLSDAVDLTTAGAPATPYTTVMRAMWQGLRQSIGTDISWVPDYPYLLREEGLRRVAAEMRVPPLVPGGPLSRFWADTWDRARGAMLATGQVDEAAIERARHELASDACAGLSPGILTAWGWRTEEAVHDEHV; encoded by the coding sequence GTGCGGGCTACGGAAGCCGGGCGGTACGGCGAAGGGCTGTTCCGCCCGGACGAGGCCGGCGAGGCAGGCCGTATCGACCTGGGAGCGCTCGCCTATGACGAGGTGAGCACGGCCCGGCTGGCGGCGCTGGGCGCCGGGCCCGGGTGGTCCTGCCTGGACGTGGGGGCGGGCACCGGCACCGTCGCCCGGTGGCTGCTGGAGTCGGCGGGTGTCACGGCCGTCCTCGCGGTCGACCGTGACACCCGGTCCCTGGACGCCGAACCGACGCCGGGGCTGTCGACACTGACCGCCGATATCACCGCGCCGGACTTCGACCCCGGCCGGTTCCAATTGGTCCACGCACGGTTCGTACTGATGCATCTGCGGGCGTGGCGCCGCATGATCACCAAGCTGGCTTCGCTGGTGGCGCCCGGCGGTGTGCTGGTGCTCAGCGACGCGGTGGACCTGACGACCGCCGGGGCGCCGGCCACCCCGTACACCACGGTGATGCGGGCGATGTGGCAAGGGCTCCGGCAGTCCATCGGTACGGACATCTCCTGGGTGCCCGACTATCCGTACCTGTTGCGGGAGGAGGGCCTGCGCCGGGTGGCCGCCGAGATGCGTGTCCCCCCGCTGGTGCCGGGCGGCCCGCTCAGCCGTTTCTGGGCCGATACCTGGGACCGGGCCCGGGGCGCCATGCTGGCGACGGGGCAGGTCGACGAGGCAGCAATCGAGCGGGCCCGGCATGAGCTGGCATCGGACGCGTGCGCCGGTCTCTCCCCCGGGATACTCACCGCGTGGGGCTGGCGAACCGAGGAGGCCGTCCATGACGAGCATGTCTGA
- a CDS encoding nuclear transport factor 2 family protein codes for MTSMSDRERERVWELHTRSEFDTLDLDTTMATMSEAPEVLHVPTAMGARGRASVRHFYRRWFVGHNAADFALTLLSRTTGESRLVDEMLVSFTHDVSMPWILPGVPPTGRPVEIPALVVVSFDGPLISGEHLYWDQTTVLAQIGLLSAETMARLPVVVDQRGTLAEGPLNQLAGRG; via the coding sequence ATGACGAGCATGTCTGACCGGGAACGGGAGCGGGTGTGGGAGCTGCACACCCGCAGCGAGTTCGACACCCTCGATCTCGATACGACGATGGCCACCATGTCGGAGGCCCCGGAGGTGCTGCATGTGCCCACGGCCATGGGCGCCCGCGGCCGGGCGTCCGTGCGGCACTTCTACCGCCGCTGGTTCGTGGGCCACAACGCGGCGGATTTCGCCCTCACGCTGCTGTCCCGGACCACGGGCGAGTCGCGGCTGGTCGACGAGATGCTGGTCTCGTTCACCCATGATGTCTCGATGCCCTGGATCCTGCCCGGTGTGCCGCCGACCGGGCGGCCCGTCGAGATCCCGGCCCTCGTGGTGGTGTCGTTCGACGGGCCGCTGATCTCCGGTGAGCACCTCTACTGGGACCAGACCACGGTCCTGGCCCAGATCGGACTCCTCTCCGCGGAGACGATGGCGCGGCTGCCGGTCGTGGTGGACCAGCGCGGGACCCTGGCGGAGGGCCCGCTCAATCAGCTGGCGGGGCGGGGCTGA
- a CDS encoding agmatine deiminase family protein produces MDISRRQTLQAAAVAALGGALSGCGTPDRGSASPGADAVPAAARPGGGWRLPDEAHPHEATYMSWPGRRVWGPDTTGVRADIAHLARTIAEFEPVRLLIGDRDTKAARLACGSGVEIVPVPVDDLWMRDTGPVFVLGPDGIAGVDLNFNGWGDKQEHGRDRRVARAVLADERIPRIKAPLISEGGAVEGDGRGTLMVAESSVVNDNRNPGKSREDLERELKELFGATKVIWVKGVKGKDITDYHIDALARFSAPGVVVLSTPAKNAPRTVFTPAYEQARAVLERAVDARGKRLEVVELPEPADIGRHGKDFLACYVNYYVANGAVIMPRFGDRKADRNAAAVLREQYPGREIVPVPVDHIGEGGGGIHCSTQQLPTVDRRSP; encoded by the coding sequence ATGGACATATCCCGACGTCAGACACTGCAGGCGGCGGCCGTCGCCGCCCTCGGGGGAGCCCTGAGCGGCTGCGGCACACCGGACCGCGGATCCGCATCGCCCGGGGCCGACGCCGTCCCCGCCGCGGCCCGGCCGGGCGGCGGATGGCGGCTGCCCGATGAGGCACATCCGCACGAGGCGACCTACATGTCCTGGCCCGGCCGCCGGGTCTGGGGCCCGGACACCACCGGAGTACGTGCCGATATCGCCCATCTCGCCCGGACCATCGCCGAGTTCGAGCCGGTGCGGCTGCTGATCGGGGACCGGGACACCAAGGCCGCGCGGCTGGCCTGCGGGTCCGGGGTGGAGATCGTCCCCGTCCCGGTGGACGACCTGTGGATGCGGGACACCGGACCGGTCTTCGTACTCGGCCCCGACGGCATCGCCGGCGTCGACCTCAACTTCAACGGCTGGGGCGACAAGCAGGAGCACGGCCGCGACCGCCGGGTCGCCCGCGCGGTCCTGGCCGACGAGCGGATCCCCCGGATCAAGGCACCGCTCATCAGCGAGGGCGGTGCCGTGGAAGGCGACGGCCGGGGCACCCTGATGGTGGCCGAGAGCTCCGTCGTCAACGACAACCGCAACCCAGGAAAGTCCCGCGAGGACCTCGAACGGGAACTCAAGGAGCTGTTCGGCGCCACCAAGGTGATCTGGGTCAAGGGCGTCAAGGGCAAGGACATCACGGACTATCACATCGACGCGCTGGCACGGTTCTCCGCACCCGGCGTGGTGGTCCTCAGCACCCCCGCGAAGAACGCCCCCCGTACGGTCTTCACCCCCGCCTACGAACAGGCCCGCGCGGTCCTGGAGCGGGCCGTCGATGCCCGCGGGAAGCGGCTGGAGGTCGTCGAGCTGCCCGAACCGGCCGACATCGGGCGGCACGGCAAGGATTTCCTGGCCTGCTACGTCAACTACTATGTGGCCAACGGGGCGGTCATCATGCCCCGCTTCGGCGACCGGAAGGCCGACCGCAACGCGGCCGCCGTCCTGCGGGAGCAGTACCCGGGGCGGGAGATCGTGCCGGTGCCGGTCGACCACATCGGCGAGGGCGGCGGCGGCATCCACTGCTCCACCCAGCAACTCCCCACGGTGGACCGGCGTTCACCGTGA
- a CDS encoding TetR/AcrR family transcriptional regulator — translation MSDRPTQILEAAARLIARRGVRGLRVEEVSAEAAVSTALIYYHFKDRAGLLRRTLEFISQRAVRYTDAALETSDDPRVQLTEMLLLELQDVPQVKENSAAWGELRATAVFDPDLRELLAAATRDWVEDLAGLVRQVQEAGAGGAGADPYAAAERLTALAEGLSERWLSGTTSLQRAHELLRGAVETELGPT, via the coding sequence ATGTCGGACAGGCCCACCCAGATCCTCGAAGCCGCCGCCCGGCTGATCGCCCGGCGGGGCGTCCGCGGGCTGCGCGTGGAGGAAGTCTCCGCGGAGGCCGCCGTCTCGACCGCGCTGATCTACTACCACTTCAAGGACCGCGCCGGACTGCTGCGCCGCACACTGGAGTTCATCAGCCAACGAGCGGTCCGCTACACGGATGCCGCGCTGGAGACCTCCGACGATCCCCGGGTGCAGCTCACCGAGATGCTGCTGCTGGAGCTCCAGGACGTCCCCCAGGTCAAGGAGAACAGCGCGGCCTGGGGCGAGTTGCGCGCCACCGCCGTCTTCGACCCGGACCTGCGGGAGCTGCTGGCCGCCGCGACCCGGGACTGGGTGGAGGATCTCGCCGGGCTGGTCCGCCAGGTCCAGGAGGCCGGTGCGGGCGGAGCCGGGGCCGACCCGTATGCGGCGGCCGAGCGGCTCACCGCGCTGGCCGAGGGCCTGAGCGAGCGCTGGCTGAGCGGCACCACCTCGCTCCAGCGGGCCCATGAGCTGCTCCGCGGCGCCGTCGAGACGGAACTCGGCCCGACCTGA